One Streptomyces sp. R28 DNA window includes the following coding sequences:
- a CDS encoding DUF4118 domain-containing protein, with the protein MGRGKLRIYLGAAPGVGKTYAMLSEAHRRIERGTDCVVAFVEHHERARTEVMLHGLEQITRNELGYRGAVFTEMDVDAVLERRPQVALVDELAHTNIPGSRNAKRWQDVEELLAAGIDVISTVNIQHLESLGDVVESITGVRQQETVPDEVVRRADQVELVDMSPQALRRRMAHGNIYRPDKVDAALSNYFRPGNLTALRELALLWVADRVDAYLKQYRSDHQVSTIWGSRERIVVGLTGGPEGRTLIRRAARLAEKGAGGEVLAVYIARSDGLTSASPKELAVQRTLVEDLGGTFHHVVGDDIPAALLDFARGVNATQIVLGSSRRKSWQYVLGPGVGATVARDSGPDLDVHIVTHEEAAKGRGLPVARGTRLGRSRIVWGWLTGVGGPVLLTLLLTHVNSDLGLANDMLLFLTLTVAAALLGGLYPALASAAVGSLLLNWFFTPPLHRISIADPKNLLALVIFVFVAVSVASVVDLAARRTQQAARLRAESEILSFLAGNVLRGETGLEELLERVRETFGMESAALLERQSDVDPWTCAGRVGSGRAPERPEEADVDVPVGDHMALAMAGRVLPAEDRRVLAAFAAQAAVVLDRQRLQREADQAKELGEGNRIRTALLAAVSHDLRTPLAGIKAAVSSLRSDDVAWSEEDEAELLEGIEEGADRLDHLVGNLLDMSRLQTGTVTPLIREIDLDEVVPMALGGVPEDSVELDIPETLPMVAVDPGLLERSVANLVENAVKYSRQDEPVLVSASAIAERVEVRVVDRGPGVPDEVKERIFAPFQRYGDAPRGAGVGLGLAVARGFAEAMNGTLNAEDTPGGGLTMVLTLRAAGARAELLEQGAASVERPAEPERQATC; encoded by the coding sequence ATGGGACGCGGCAAGCTTCGGATCTACCTCGGTGCGGCACCGGGCGTCGGCAAGACGTACGCGATGCTGTCCGAGGCGCACCGGCGGATCGAACGCGGCACCGACTGCGTGGTCGCGTTCGTGGAACACCACGAGCGGGCCCGCACCGAGGTGATGCTGCACGGGCTGGAGCAGATCACCCGTAACGAGCTGGGATACCGAGGGGCCGTCTTCACCGAGATGGACGTCGACGCCGTACTGGAGCGGCGTCCGCAGGTGGCGCTCGTCGACGAGCTGGCCCACACCAACATCCCCGGCTCGCGCAACGCCAAGCGCTGGCAGGACGTCGAGGAGCTGCTGGCGGCCGGGATCGACGTGATATCGACCGTCAACATCCAGCACCTGGAGTCGCTGGGTGATGTGGTGGAGTCGATCACCGGCGTACGGCAGCAGGAGACCGTGCCGGACGAGGTGGTGCGCCGGGCCGACCAGGTCGAGCTGGTCGACATGTCGCCGCAGGCGCTGCGGCGGCGGATGGCGCACGGCAACATCTACCGGCCGGACAAGGTCGACGCGGCCCTGTCGAACTACTTCCGGCCCGGGAACCTGACCGCCCTGCGGGAGCTGGCGTTGCTGTGGGTGGCGGACCGGGTCGACGCATACCTGAAGCAGTACCGCAGTGATCACCAGGTGTCGACGATCTGGGGCTCGCGGGAGCGGATCGTGGTCGGACTGACCGGCGGTCCGGAGGGCCGGACGCTGATCCGCCGGGCCGCGCGGCTCGCGGAGAAGGGCGCCGGCGGTGAGGTGCTGGCCGTCTACATCGCCCGCAGCGACGGCCTGACGTCCGCCTCGCCGAAGGAACTGGCCGTCCAGCGCACCCTCGTCGAGGACCTGGGCGGCACCTTCCACCACGTCGTCGGCGACGACATCCCGGCGGCGCTGCTGGACTTCGCGCGCGGGGTGAACGCCACTCAGATCGTCCTCGGCTCCTCGCGCCGCAAGAGCTGGCAGTACGTCCTCGGACCGGGCGTCGGCGCCACGGTCGCCCGGGACTCGGGCCCCGACCTCGACGTCCACATCGTCACGCACGAGGAGGCCGCCAAGGGACGCGGACTGCCCGTGGCCCGCGGAACGAGACTTGGCCGGTCCCGAATCGTGTGGGGCTGGCTCACCGGCGTCGGCGGTCCGGTGCTGCTCACCCTGCTGCTGACCCACGTCAACTCCGACCTCGGTCTCGCCAACGACATGCTGTTGTTCCTCACCCTGACGGTGGCAGCGGCCCTGCTCGGCGGGCTCTACCCCGCCCTGGCCTCGGCCGCGGTCGGATCGCTGCTGCTCAACTGGTTCTTCACCCCACCGCTGCACCGCATCTCGATCGCCGACCCGAAGAACCTGCTCGCGCTCGTGATCTTCGTCTTCGTGGCGGTGTCGGTGGCCTCCGTGGTCGACCTCGCCGCCCGCCGCACCCAGCAGGCGGCTCGTCTGCGCGCCGAGTCGGAGATCCTCTCCTTCCTCGCCGGGAACGTGCTGCGGGGCGAGACCGGCCTGGAGGAGTTGCTGGAACGGGTGCGCGAGACGTTCGGCATGGAGTCGGCGGCGCTGCTGGAGCGGCAGAGCGATGTCGATCCGTGGACGTGTGCGGGCCGGGTGGGCTCGGGGCGGGCGCCGGAGCGGCCCGAGGAGGCGGACGTGGACGTGCCGGTCGGCGATCACATGGCGCTCGCGATGGCCGGCCGGGTGCTGCCCGCCGAGGACCGCCGGGTGCTTGCCGCCTTCGCCGCGCAGGCGGCGGTGGTGCTGGACCGTCAGCGTCTGCAGCGCGAGGCCGATCAGGCCAAGGAGCTGGGGGAGGGCAACCGGATCCGTACGGCGCTGCTGGCCGCCGTGAGCCATGACCTGCGTACGCCTCTCGCGGGTATCAAGGCGGCGGTGTCCTCGCTGCGCTCCGATGATGTGGCGTGGTCGGAGGAGGACGAGGCGGAGCTGCTGGAGGGGATCGAGGAGGGTGCGGACCGGCTCGATCATCTGGTGGGGAATCTGCTGGACATGTCGCGGTTGCAGACGGGCACGGTGACGCCGTTGATCCGGGAGATCGACCTCGACGAGGTGGTGCCGATGGCGCTCGGCGGGGTGCCGGAGGACAGCGTGGAGCTGGACATTCCGGAGACGCTGCCGATGGTCGCCGTCGACCCCGGGCTGCTGGAGCGGTCGGTGGCCAACCTGGTCGAGAACGCCGTCAAGTACAGCCGGCAGGACGAGCCGGTGCTGGTCTCCGCGAGCGCCATCGCCGAACGGGTCGAGGTACGCGTCGTCGACCGCGGCCCGGGCGTCCCCGACGAGGTCAAGGAGCGCATCTTCGCGCCCTTCCAGCGCTACGGCGACGCCCCGCGCGGTGCCGGAGTGGGCCTCGGGCTCGCGGTCGCGCGCGGCTTCGCCGAGGCCATGAACGGCACCCTCAACGCCGAGGACACGCCCGGCGGCGGCCTCACAATGGTGCTCACCCTCCGGGCGGCGGGAGCGCGCGCGGAGCTTCTCGAACAGGGGGCCGCGTCCGTGGAGCGCCCCGCGGAACCTGAAAGGCAGGCCACATGCTGA
- a CDS encoding response regulator, whose product MLSPTGGTPQTPTRVLVIDDEPQIVRALVINLKARKYEVDAAHDGATALELAATRHPDVVVLDLGLPDMDGVEVIRGLRGWTRVPILVLSARHSSDEKVEALDAGADDYVTKPFGMDELLARLRAAVRRAEPTGGGEDDVMVETEEFTVDLAAKKVNRGGKDVRLTPTEWHLLEVLVRNSGRLVGQKQLLQEVWGPSYGTETNYLRVYMAQLRRKLEADPSHPRHFVTEPGMGYRFEK is encoded by the coding sequence ATGCTGAGCCCGACCGGGGGGACCCCCCAGACCCCCACGAGGGTGCTGGTCATCGACGACGAGCCGCAGATCGTGCGCGCCCTCGTGATCAACCTCAAGGCCCGCAAGTACGAGGTCGACGCGGCCCACGACGGGGCCACCGCCCTCGAACTCGCCGCCACCCGCCACCCCGACGTGGTCGTCCTCGACCTCGGTCTGCCCGACATGGACGGCGTCGAGGTGATCAGGGGGCTGCGCGGCTGGACCCGGGTGCCGATCCTGGTGCTGTCCGCCCGGCACTCCTCCGACGAGAAGGTCGAGGCGCTGGACGCGGGCGCCGACGACTACGTCACCAAGCCCTTCGGCATGGACGAGCTGCTGGCCCGGCTGCGGGCCGCCGTCCGCCGGGCCGAACCGACCGGGGGCGGCGAGGACGACGTGATGGTGGAGACCGAGGAGTTCACCGTCGACCTGGCCGCGAAGAAGGTCAACCGGGGCGGGAAGGACGTACGGCTGACCCCCACGGAATGGCATCTGCTGGAGGTGCTGGTCCGCAACTCCGGGCGGCTCGTCGGCCAGAAGCAGCTGCTGCAGGAGGTCTGGGGGCCGTCGTACGGGACGGAGACGAACTATCTGCGGGTGTACATGGCCCAGCTGCGCCGGAAGCTGGAGGCCGATCCTTCGCATCCCAGGCACTTCGTCACGGAACCGGGGATGGGGTACCGATTCGAGAAATGA
- a CDS encoding OB-fold nucleic acid binding domain-containing protein, with protein MSAVPRSEKSVGRFRRMLDRLSSSQEDLESEELREDAETAGCVRICDCHDRQIVTVTGTLRTVTLRPRAGVPALEAELFDGSAALDVVWLGRRSIVGIEPGRRLIASGRISMSRGRRVLFNPKYELRPLGRE; from the coding sequence ATGAGTGCTGTTCCTCGTTCCGAAAAGTCGGTGGGCCGGTTCCGGCGCATGCTCGACCGGCTCTCCTCGTCGCAGGAGGACCTGGAGTCCGAGGAGCTGCGCGAGGACGCCGAGACGGCCGGATGCGTCAGGATCTGTGACTGCCATGACCGACAGATAGTGACGGTTACTGGTACCTTGCGCACGGTCACCCTGCGGCCGCGAGCGGGAGTCCCGGCCCTGGAGGCCGAGCTGTTCGACGGCTCCGCCGCCCTCGACGTGGTGTGGCTCGGCAGGCGCTCCATAGTCGGGATAGAGCCGGGGCGCCGGCTGATCGCATCGGGCCGGATCTCCATGAGCCGAGGCCGCCGGGTGCTGTTCAACCCGAAATACGAACTGAGACCCCTCGGACGGGAGTAG
- a CDS encoding DUF3159 domain-containing protein, whose protein sequence is MTSLDKPTEDTTADAEHDARAVTEAALFEAFGGMRGMIETVLPGLLFVTIYTINKDLHLSAIAALGVSLALVVVRLVMRDTVKHAFSGVFGVAFGVVFAMMTGNAKDFYLPGMLYTLGLGLAYIITTLCGVPLIGLILGPVFKENLSWRKRNPGRKKAYAKASWAWGLILLAKCAILFPLYWWADTTQLGWVLVALKIPPFLLAVWLTWVFLAKAPAPIDVFAEMEAAEKAEEERKAAAGRAE, encoded by the coding sequence GTGACGTCGCTCGACAAGCCGACTGAAGACACCACCGCAGACGCCGAGCACGACGCCCGGGCGGTGACCGAGGCCGCGCTGTTCGAGGCCTTCGGCGGCATGCGCGGCATGATCGAGACGGTGCTGCCCGGCCTGCTCTTCGTCACCATCTACACGATCAACAAGGACCTCCACCTGTCGGCCATCGCCGCGCTCGGGGTGTCCCTGGCGCTCGTGGTGGTGCGCCTGGTGATGCGGGACACCGTCAAGCACGCGTTCAGTGGCGTCTTCGGCGTCGCCTTCGGTGTCGTGTTCGCGATGATGACCGGCAACGCGAAGGACTTCTATCTCCCCGGCATGCTGTACACGCTGGGGCTGGGACTCGCGTACATCATCACGACCTTGTGCGGCGTGCCGCTGATCGGGCTGATCCTCGGGCCGGTGTTCAAGGAGAACCTCTCCTGGCGCAAGCGCAACCCCGGGCGCAAGAAGGCGTATGCGAAGGCCAGTTGGGCGTGGGGGCTGATCCTGCTCGCCAAGTGCGCGATCCTCTTCCCGCTGTACTGGTGGGCGGACACGACGCAGCTGGGGTGGGTGCTGGTCGCGCTGAAGATCCCGCCGTTCCTGCTCGCTGTGTGGCTGACGTGGGTGTTCCTGGCGAAGGCGCCGGCGCCGATCGATGTGTTCGCGGAGATGGAAGCGGCCGAGAAGGCCGAGGAGGAGCGCAAGGCTGCCGCCGGCCGGGCCGAGTAG
- a CDS encoding TrkA family potassium uptake protein — translation MRVAIAGAGAVGRSIAGELLENGHEVLLVDKAPTAISVERVPQAEWLLADACEITSLDEAALQRCNVVIAATGDDKVNLVVSLLAKTEYGVPRVVARVNNPKNEWLFNESWGVDVAVSTPRLMSALVEEAVSVGDLVRLLRFSHGDANLVELTLPEESALAGTRVGDVEWPQDTSLVTIIRGNRVLTPSREDSLEAGDELLFVAAQAREEQLEDLLSVRRENTSS, via the coding sequence ATGAGGGTCGCCATTGCCGGTGCCGGCGCGGTGGGTCGCTCCATCGCGGGCGAACTGCTGGAGAACGGCCACGAGGTCCTGCTCGTCGACAAGGCGCCGACCGCCATCTCGGTCGAGCGCGTCCCGCAGGCGGAGTGGCTGCTCGCCGACGCCTGTGAGATCACGTCGCTGGACGAAGCGGCCCTGCAGCGCTGCAACGTGGTGATCGCCGCGACGGGCGACGACAAGGTCAACCTGGTCGTGTCCCTGCTGGCGAAGACCGAGTACGGCGTCCCGCGCGTCGTGGCCCGGGTGAACAACCCCAAGAACGAGTGGCTGTTCAACGAGTCCTGGGGCGTGGACGTGGCGGTCTCCACCCCGCGCCTGATGTCGGCCCTGGTCGAGGAAGCGGTCTCGGTCGGCGACCTGGTCCGCCTCCTGCGCTTCAGCCACGGCGACGCCAACCTCGTCGAACTGACCCTCCCGGAGGAGTCGGCCCTGGCCGGCACCCGGGTCGGCGACGTGGAGTGGCCCCAGGACACGTCCCTGGTCACCATCATCCGCGGCAACCGGGTCCTGACCCCCTCCCGCGAGGACTCCCTGGAGGCAGGCGACGAACTCCTCTTCGTGGCGGCCCAGGCCCGCGAGGAGCAGCTGGAGGACCTGCTGTCGGTCCGCCGCGAGAACACGTCGAGCTGA
- a CDS encoding TrkA family potassium uptake protein has translation MHIVIMGCGRVGSALAQTLEQQGHTVAVIDQDPTAFRRLGPGFGGRRVTGVGFDQDTLREAGIEEAGAFAAVSSGDNSNIISARVAREMFGVENVAARIYDPRRAEVYQRLGIPTVATVRWTADQMLRRLLPSGAEPLWRDPTGGVQLAEVHASAAWVGHKISKLQEETGVRVAFLTRLGEAILPTSQTVLQEGDLVHVMMRTDEVDKVEAAFAKGPEEEGGH, from the coding sequence GTGCACATCGTCATCATGGGCTGCGGAAGGGTGGGCTCCGCTCTGGCCCAGACCCTGGAGCAACAGGGGCACACGGTCGCCGTGATCGACCAGGACCCCACCGCCTTCCGGCGGCTGGGTCCCGGGTTCGGAGGCCGCCGGGTCACCGGTGTCGGCTTCGACCAGGACACCCTGCGCGAGGCGGGCATCGAGGAGGCCGGCGCCTTCGCCGCCGTCTCCAGCGGTGACAACTCGAACATCATCTCCGCCCGCGTGGCCCGCGAGATGTTCGGCGTGGAGAACGTCGCGGCCCGTATCTACGACCCCCGTCGCGCCGAGGTCTACCAGCGCCTGGGCATCCCCACCGTGGCCACGGTCCGCTGGACGGCCGACCAGATGCTGCGCCGTCTGCTGCCCTCGGGCGCCGAGCCGCTGTGGCGGGACCCCACCGGCGGTGTCCAGCTCGCCGAGGTGCACGCCTCCGCGGCCTGGGTCGGCCACAAGATCAGCAAGCTGCAGGAGGAGACCGGCGTCCGTGTCGCGTTCCTCACCCGGCTCGGCGAGGCGATCCTGCCCACGTCGCAGACGGTGCTGCAGGAGGGCGACCTGGTGCACGTGATGATGCGCACCGACGAGGTCGACAAGGTCGAGGCGGCGTTCGCCAAGGGTCCCGAAGAGGAGGGCGGTCACTGA